In one window of Helianthus annuus cultivar XRQ/B chromosome 17, HanXRQr2.0-SUNRISE, whole genome shotgun sequence DNA:
- the LOC110925168 gene encoding annexin A11-like yields MGGPLNAAPEADPPQASYAPPMPPVGFDNPIPTYPGSSGYNPYGDPSGYPLGYGTHDPYLTAAQYHHLYPSSYPPMPPTDYPIQGYQYPPYQPPPSQQLQQQQQNQEILERLDKVEQKTKKNKERHISFMEGLANLIKGKKK; encoded by the coding sequence ATGGGTGGGCCCTTAAATGCGGCACCGGAGGCTGATCCTCCGCAAGCTTCTTATGCACCACCTATGCCGCCTGTGGGATTTGATAACCCAATTCCAACGTACCCAGGTTCTTCCGGGTACAATCCTTATGGAGACCCGTCGGGATATCCATTGGGATATGGAACTCATGACCCATATCTTACGGCTGCGCAGTATCATCACCTTTATCCTTCTTCTTACCCTCCTATGCCTCCAACTGACTACCCTATTCAGGGTTATCAGTATCCTCCGTATCAGCCACCTCCTTCCCAGCAActacagcagcagcaacaaaaTCAGGAAATCTTGGAGAGGTTGGACAAGGTTGAGCAGAAGACCAAGAAGAACAAGGAGAGGCATATTAGCTTCATGGAAGGCCTCGCCAACCTTATCAAGGGGAAGAAGAAATAG